The genomic DNA TTCACACCACGCCCCAGTGAATTGCCGGCTTCAATCAAATGCGGGCCATCCCAATGAGCAACAATCTTCCAGTCACCATCCCGCATGGCGACTTTGGGGACACTGTACGCTCGATAATAATGCCAGAACAACGGTTGTTTGCGAGTCAGTTTTTCACCATGAAGCAAGCCGGAGATATCGGTTCCATCAAGCACCAGATCGTCTGAAACTTTGACATCAGCCAGACTGCAAAACGTCGGCAGGAAATCGAGACTGCAGGCTGGAACACTGGAGGTTTGATTCTCGGCTATGGTCCCCTTCCAGCGGGCAATCCCTGCGACTCGGATACCACCATCGTAAATGTGCAGTTTCATGCCGCGCAGGTCGCCAGGGGAACCATAAGATCGATTGGCACTGCGATAACGGTTGAGCGTTTCAGGTCCATTATCGGAAGTGAAGATCACCAGTGTCTCTTCATTCAACCCGAGTTGATCGAGTTGCTTCATCAAACGGCCAACTGCTTTATCGACATTGGCAACATTCGCAAAATACTCAGCTTGATCCCGATTCTCTGCGACATCCAGATACTGTTCGACCAGTTCATCCGGGCTTTCGACCGGTTCATGTGGTTCATGAAAACAGACATGCAGGAAGAAAGGCTTTTCGGAATCCTTTCGAGCATTTAACCAATGGATTGCTTCATCAGTGACCAGTTGGCAGGAAAACCCTTCTAGAGGACCAACTGCTGTTCCATTCTTGACAAAGTTGACAGGATTTTGATGGCGGGGTGCGGCATTATTTTGTGTGGCAAACCAGTGCTGGAATCCGTTGTCATCGGGTTGATCCTGATTTGGGGAATTGAACTCGCCATTGCAGTGCCATTTGCCGACAACAGCTGTTTCATAACCGGCTTTACCGAGCAGAGAGGCAATCGTTGGCGTTTCCGATTTGAGATACATCGGATGTCCCGGAGGAATCCAGTCGTAAATGCCCAGGCGATTCGGAGTTTTGCCCGTCAATAATCCAACTCGAGCCGGAGAACAAACGGGAGCGGCACTGTAGAAATCAGTAAATCGTATTCCCTCTTTGGCCAGCTGATTCAGATTCGGAGTCTTAATATGCGGATGCCCGTAGCATTCGAGATCGCCGTAGCCGAGGTCGTCACAGAGGATGATCAGGAAATTTGGAGGAGCCGCTTGAACGGAGGAATCGAATATAGCGAATGTTAAAATCAGGAGTAGCAACAACAAGTTTCGCATTTCAAAGTCCTCGATAAGTTTTCAAGGCGAGCCGAGTCAGTTATGACTCGGGTATTCTCATGATTATTGTGTGTTCAATGAATTTTAACATCTTCCTTAATGACTCGAACCCACCCGTCGCATAACTGCGACGGCTCGCCATTTACTAAACATCCAACTCTTTCACATCGAGTGCATGTTTCTCAATAAACTCCCGACGTGGTTCCACATGGTCACCCATCAACACACGGAAAATTTCATCCGCTGCGGCGGCATCTTCCATTGTCACTTGCAACAGATTTCGTGTTTCCGGATCCATCGTCGTCATCCACAGTTCTTCCGCATCCATCTCGCCCAGTCCTTTAAAGCGGGTGATGCGGCCCTGAATCAAATCTTCGCCCAGCTTTCGCATATCCATCAGCAGGTCGCGAAGCGAGGTCAGTTGAATTTCTTTCTTCTCGGTTTCGAGATAGTACGGATAGACTACTTCGCCATCTTTTAATCCCGCTGGAATCAAATCGTTGAGTTGGATGCCGTAGTCTTTGAGCTGTTGCAGCAGGGAATTAATCTTACGGATTTCGTGCATGTCGATCATATACAGCTGGCTTGCCGCGGCTGCTTTCTCGTCCAACTCCTGTTCCTGATCGGTTTTCTTCTGCTGATCATCGGCCACTTCAAACTCGGTTCCCCGGCGAACTTTTTCCTCTTCGAGGAATTGTTCCATGCCTGCTTTGTCATAAAACCAGTGAGGATCTTTGCCGATGAGCACCTGGTATCGTGGCAGCTTGCCATCCTGATACAGATCGTTCTGTTGCAGGAACCTTAATGTCACGCCGCGACGTTCCAGAGTTTCGAGTGGCTCATTCAATTCCCGCATGATGCCAATCAACTTCGCGAAGTTTTCACCCTCAAAAATTGCTCCGTCGGATCGGAAGACCAGTTTGGAGTTTGTCTGAGCAACTTCGATCAATTCCCGCATCATCGTTTCGTGAGTCTGCACATAGCGGACCTGCTTGTTCTTTTGCGTCACTTTGTAAAGTGGCGGCTGTGCTATATAAATGCAGCGTTCCTGAACGAGCAGTCGCATGTGACGAAACAGGAAGGTCAACAGGAGTGTGCGAATGTGGCTACCGTCAACATCGGCATCGGTCATCAGAATGATTTTGCCATAGCGACGTTTAGTAATATCTTCGAGTTCGGCTCCTGGGGGAATTCCAATCGCTTTGAAGATGTTCGAGATTTCCGCATTGTCGAGCACTTTGACGAGCTGAGCTTTCTCGACATTCAAAATTTTACCACGCAAAGGCATAATCGCCTGGGTATTGGAATCGCGACCGGTATCGGCGGATCCACCAGCCGAGTCCCCTTCGACGAGATAAACTTCCGTAATATCGAGTTCACGACTGCGACAATCCCGCAGTTTTTCAGGAAGCCCACCAGTCGTGAGGGCACCTTTACGACGGACCATTTCCCGCTGCTTTTTAGCCGCTTCCCGAGCTTCCGCAGCCAGGATACCTTTCTGCAGAATCTTCTTGGCCAGTTGCGGATTCTCTTCCATGAACTTGTTGAGCTGTTCCTGAACGATGGTTGCGACTGCTCCATCGACTTCGGAATTCGTCAGCTTAATTTTCGTCTGCGATTCAAACTGCGGATTCGGAATTCGCACTGTAATAACAGCCGCCAGCCCTTCCCGGAAATCTTCGCCAGTCAGCGTCGCATCCTTGAAAATGTTCTCTTTCTTGCCGTAGGAATTGAGGGTTCGAGTCAAAGCAGTCCGGAAACCACTCAGATGCGTTCCCCCTTCGGGGTTATAAATCCCGTTGGCATAACAGCGAATATTTTCGGAGTAACCATCGTTGTACTGCATTGCCATATCAACAACAGTCACACCATCCTTGCCTTCAATTTTGATGACATCGGGATGCAGCGGATTGTCGGCTCGATTCAAATGCTTGACGAACTCAACAAGTCCATCTTCGTAATGAAACTCATCGGATTGGCCAGACCGCTCATCCACCAGGCGAATTTTCACCCCCGCATTCAGGAAAGCCGCGTCCTGAAGTCGTTTGCGAAGTGTCTCATAGACAAAAGTGGTATCCGGAAAGATCGTCGGATCGGGCATGAAGGTGACTTTGGTTCCTGTCTGATCGGTTGTGCCAAGTTTCGTCAGGCCACTTGTCATTTCACCCTTGGCGAATTCCATCGTCCAGACATGACCTTCACGACGGACTTCCACTTCCAGCCACTCGCTACAGGCATTGACGGCTGTAATCCCCACGCCGTGCAAACCACCGGTGCCAGTCGCGTAACCACTTTCGCGGTCGAACTTTCCCCCGGCATGAATTTTCGTGAACACGATTTCCAGAGCCGACTTGTTCCCTTGTTTTTCCATCGTGCCGACGGGAATTCCACGACCATCATCGGAAACGGTCACCGAATTATCGGAATTGATTTTGACCGTCATCATCGAGGCATGATTGTTGACATACTCATCGAGCACATTGTCCGTCAATTCAAAGACCAGATGATGCAGTCCAACCAGATCGGTCCCGCCAATGTACATGGCCGGCCGCAATCGAATCCCTTCGATTCCCTCCAAAGCACGAATATTGGAGGCCCCGTAATCCTGGGTTTTCTTCGTTTCGTCCATTACGCTCGATCTTCAAAAACTAAATTGATTAATCAAAATCATCATTCCTCAGGAACAACCTGAAGAATCTCCATGTTTATATCTGTGAGTTCAACATTCGCCTTTGCGATTGATGAAATACGGCTCGGGATACAATCTGTTCTGCTATCTCTGGATGTTCTAAATAATAACGCGAGAGATGTTTTTCAGTGACTCCACAGACTAAATCAATTACTTTCCGATTTCCCAAATAGGACTTGGAAGGAGACTCGTAATTTGGATTCGGAACATTGTAGCAGACCACTGCAGAGACGCCGAAAACACAAACATCAAACGAGGGAGGTTCTCCATTGATCAGTCCGTGACGCCTTCCATATTCGCTGATCGCCTGATTGAGACCTTTAAAGAACCCCAAAATATGAGTCCCACCTTCCTTGGTGTGATGATCACAAACGAACCCTGCAACACTTCCCTCGTTAGCAATAATGTTCTGAAAAACGATATGGATTTCCGTTTCCAACTCGCTCAGATTTTCATAGATTTCAAACGGTTCGTCATACAGGACTTGTTCGTCTTCATTGAGAAACTTTACGAAATCGGTCAAACCATTTTTTGAATGAAAGTTCTCACTGAAGTTCTTTCTCTGGTCTTCAAATTCAATTTCCAGACCAGCATTCAGGAAGGCAAGTTCACGCAATCGATTGCTTATTAATTCTCCATCAAATTTTAAGTCCTGAAAGATTTCTTGATCTGGTTTATATGTGATTTCCGTACCAGTTTTTTGTGTTTTCTCATGCTTCATTAATGACTGAGTAATATTGCCCTGCTGACATTCCACACTCCAACGGTATCCATTCTGATAAACACTAACCTTGAGAGATTCGCTGAGTGCGTTCAGAATATTCAGACCTATAAATTCATGATGCAACGATCGGCTTTCAGGCTGTTTTCTTTTCTGAATATTATTAAGGGTTAAATATAATTCCAATAGGGAGAGATCCTCTTGATCTGGAGATTTCCCTACCGAAATACCTCGACCATTATCAGCGACCTTAATCGTATCATCGCTATTAATTTTGACGATCAGTCTGGAGACAAATTTCTCATCGAATTCATTGAGAACGTTATTTATCACTTCGAAAAACAGATAGTGAAAACCAACAGTATCAGTCCCCCCGACATACATCGCTGGGCGTCTTCGAATACATTCTATTGTCTCTGATACTCGAACATTATCGGTTGTGTATTTCATGAGTGTCTTCAATTCGATTGAAACTCAAACTCTGATTTCATAGCCCGATACGTCAGGTGTGAATGGCTTGCGTGCCCCTCGCTGACGCTTCGGGTTAAGATTGTCGCAACTTTTTCATCATGGCTTGCTGCCCAATCGGGCATTCAAACGGAATTTGACGTTTTTGACATCCATATCCGGTCGTTGTTTTTTGATGGTATTCAGAATGTTTCGTCTGTGAAAACTGGCCAGTTCGCTCATCAGGACCGAGTCGGCTACTTCGACCAGCAGAATTCGGTTTCTGAGGGAAATGATTTTTGTTCGTTGGGCGATATCTTCTTCGACACAACTGAACCAGAGTTGAGTCAACTCGCGTGACTCGAGGACCCGACCAATTTTCCGACTGGCGATCACTTCCTGAA from Rubinisphaera italica includes the following:
- a CDS encoding ATP-binding protein yields the protein MKYTTDNVRVSETIECIRRRPAMYVGGTDTVGFHYLFFEVINNVLNEFDEKFVSRLIVKINSDDTIKVADNGRGISVGKSPDQEDLSLLELYLTLNNIQKRKQPESRSLHHEFIGLNILNALSESLKVSVYQNGYRWSVECQQGNITQSLMKHEKTQKTGTEITYKPDQEIFQDLKFDGELISNRLRELAFLNAGLEIEFEDQRKNFSENFHSKNGLTDFVKFLNEDEQVLYDEPFEIYENLSELETEIHIVFQNIIANEGSVAGFVCDHHTKEGGTHILGFFKGLNQAISEYGRRHGLINGEPPSFDVCVFGVSAVVCYNVPNPNYESPSKSYLGNRKVIDLVCGVTEKHLSRYYLEHPEIAEQIVSRAVFHQSQRRMLNSQI
- a CDS encoding sulfatase-like hydrolase/transferase; translated protein: MRNLLLLLLILTFAIFDSSVQAAPPNFLIILCDDLGYGDLECYGHPHIKTPNLNQLAKEGIRFTDFYSAAPVCSPARVGLLTGKTPNRLGIYDWIPPGHPMYLKSETPTIASLLGKAGYETAVVGKWHCNGEFNSPNQDQPDDNGFQHWFATQNNAAPRHQNPVNFVKNGTAVGPLEGFSCQLVTDEAIHWLNARKDSEKPFFLHVCFHEPHEPVESPDELVEQYLDVAENRDQAEYFANVANVDKAVGRLMKQLDQLGLNEETLVIFTSDNGPETLNRYRSANRSYGSPGDLRGMKLHIYDGGIRVAGIARWKGTIAENQTSSVPACSLDFLPTFCSLADVKVSDDLVLDGTDISGLLHGEKLTRKQPLFWHYYRAYSVPKVAMRDGDWKIVAHWDGPHLIEAGNSLGRGVNTESQKVIKTAQLVKYELYNLAKDPSETNDLAEKQPKILKRLQDQVVKKYQQVQSECPVWETDKYWQNR
- a CDS encoding DNA gyrase subunit B, yielding MDETKKTQDYGASNIRALEGIEGIRLRPAMYIGGTDLVGLHHLVFELTDNVLDEYVNNHASMMTVKINSDNSVTVSDDGRGIPVGTMEKQGNKSALEIVFTKIHAGGKFDRESGYATGTGGLHGVGITAVNACSEWLEVEVRREGHVWTMEFAKGEMTSGLTKLGTTDQTGTKVTFMPDPTIFPDTTFVYETLRKRLQDAAFLNAGVKIRLVDERSGQSDEFHYEDGLVEFVKHLNRADNPLHPDVIKIEGKDGVTVVDMAMQYNDGYSENIRCYANGIYNPEGGTHLSGFRTALTRTLNSYGKKENIFKDATLTGEDFREGLAAVITVRIPNPQFESQTKIKLTNSEVDGAVATIVQEQLNKFMEENPQLAKKILQKGILAAEAREAAKKQREMVRRKGALTTGGLPEKLRDCRSRELDITEVYLVEGDSAGGSADTGRDSNTQAIMPLRGKILNVEKAQLVKVLDNAEISNIFKAIGIPPGAELEDITKRRYGKIILMTDADVDGSHIRTLLLTFLFRHMRLLVQERCIYIAQPPLYKVTQKNKQVRYVQTHETMMRELIEVAQTNSKLVFRSDGAIFEGENFAKLIGIMRELNEPLETLERRGVTLRFLQQNDLYQDGKLPRYQVLIGKDPHWFYDKAGMEQFLEEEKVRRGTEFEVADDQQKKTDQEQELDEKAAAASQLYMIDMHEIRKINSLLQQLKDYGIQLNDLIPAGLKDGEVVYPYYLETEKKEIQLTSLRDLLMDMRKLGEDLIQGRITRFKGLGEMDAEELWMTTMDPETRNLLQVTMEDAAAADEIFRVLMGDHVEPRREFIEKHALDVKELDV
- a CDS encoding DciA family protein, with product MKERSRKLDPEAAEQIKEVMLRRRQELHVRGGGPRVLATSIQEVIASRKIGRVLESRELTQLWFSCVEEDIAQRTKIISLRNRILLVEVADSVLMSELASFHRRNILNTIKKQRPDMDVKNVKFRLNARLGSKP